One window of Thermoplasma sp. Kam2015 genomic DNA carries:
- a CDS encoding PTO1314 family radical SAM protein, with translation MAIIEPVIGRTIKRKLYTLSGKKLPFIAGHKLLYTCNLRCDMCPFWRRKDETLLSLDDEIKMMDALASAGVSFMGFEGGEPLLRNDLEDILRESHRRFHTSLVTNGWLLKNRASSIARYLDYLFVSIDGRKETHDDQRGVDGSFDHAIEGIKEAKKYVPVAMSTTITTKNMDDIKYVVNLAEELRVGINIQVSYDYSTADKLSPDRQKLYNLLLDLKKMKEDGAPIVNSREYFETLVNSWYYGIQWACRPWSTVNIDPQGRIVMPCYVLNEYAGDKKVWETDIRNLWNTYDWKPYESCNKCSLSCYLEPSIFSWRKPSMVNERIFGSIVDYIASIF, from the coding sequence ATGGCCATAATCGAACCCGTTATCGGGAGAACAATAAAGAGGAAGCTTTACACGCTGTCCGGAAAGAAGCTTCCATTTATAGCCGGACACAAGCTCCTCTACACCTGCAATCTCAGGTGCGATATGTGCCCTTTCTGGAGAAGGAAGGATGAAACACTACTCTCACTGGACGATGAGATCAAGATGATGGATGCTCTGGCTTCGGCAGGAGTATCTTTCATGGGCTTCGAAGGTGGCGAACCACTGCTCAGAAACGATCTTGAGGATATACTAAGGGAATCGCACAGGAGGTTCCACACGTCTCTGGTGACCAATGGATGGTTGCTCAAGAATCGTGCATCATCAATTGCAAGATACCTAGATTACCTCTTCGTTTCCATTGATGGCCGCAAAGAAACACATGATGACCAGCGTGGTGTGGACGGTTCATTCGATCACGCCATAGAGGGTATAAAGGAGGCAAAGAAGTATGTGCCAGTTGCCATGAGCACAACCATAACCACAAAAAATATGGACGATATTAAATACGTTGTGAATCTGGCCGAGGAACTCCGCGTTGGGATCAATATACAGGTTTCTTATGATTACAGCACAGCCGACAAACTTTCGCCGGATAGGCAGAAGCTCTACAATCTTCTTTTAGATTTGAAGAAGATGAAGGAAGATGGTGCACCGATAGTTAACTCCAGGGAATATTTTGAAACGCTTGTCAACTCATGGTACTATGGAATACAGTGGGCTTGCAGGCCGTGGTCAACAGTGAACATAGATCCACAGGGCAGGATCGTCATGCCCTGCTACGTTCTGAATGAATATGCCGGCGATAAGAAAGTCTGGGAGACAGATATAAGGAATCTATGGAACACATATGATTGGAAGCCCTACGAATCATGCAACAAATGCTCTCTATCGTGCTATCTTGAGCCTTCAATATTCTCTTGGAGAAAACCGTCCATGGTGAACGAAAGGATATTTGGAAGCATAGTGGACTACATAGCCTCAATATTCTGA
- a CDS encoding MqnA/MqnD/SBP family protein encodes MKITVAHTPDPDDAFMFYAMFQGKIKTKLQYEQIIKDIETLNKESMDARYEVTAISANGYVQVSDRYMLTRSGASFGISYGPIVVAAHNVDLSRAKMGVPGYMTSSYLLYRMFGPEAKDYIEIRFDKIPDAILSGDIDAGILIHDEQLTYEKHGLKKIFDIYEAWREYAGNLPVPLGFNAIRKDLPKQTIADFLDDFERSIRYAMAHEDEAVRYAMQYARYTDMEMEKKFVRMYVNDLSIDFGETGRKALELYYKRAEEKGLIKPFKPEIV; translated from the coding sequence ATGAAGATAACGGTTGCACATACCCCTGATCCAGACGATGCCTTCATGTTTTATGCCATGTTTCAGGGCAAGATAAAGACAAAGCTGCAGTATGAGCAGATAATAAAGGATATAGAGACCTTGAACAAGGAATCTATGGATGCCAGGTATGAGGTTACTGCCATTTCAGCCAACGGATACGTGCAGGTCAGCGACAGATATATGCTTACCAGATCTGGAGCGAGCTTTGGAATAAGCTATGGCCCCATCGTGGTGGCTGCTCATAATGTGGATCTTTCCAGGGCAAAAATGGGTGTGCCTGGATATATGACATCATCATATCTTCTGTACAGAATGTTCGGACCAGAGGCTAAGGATTATATTGAAATAAGGTTCGATAAGATCCCAGATGCAATACTTAGTGGGGATATTGATGCGGGTATACTCATACATGACGAGCAGTTGACCTACGAAAAACACGGGCTGAAGAAAATATTCGATATATATGAAGCATGGAGAGAATACGCCGGAAATCTACCAGTCCCTCTTGGGTTTAACGCAATAAGAAAGGATCTTCCCAAACAGACGATAGCGGATTTCCTAGACGATTTCGAGCGATCAATAAGGTATGCTATGGCGCATGAGGATGAAGCGGTAAGATATGCGATGCAGTATGCGAGATACACGGATATGGAAATGGAGAAGAAATTTGTAAGGATGTACGTGAACGATCTTTCCATCGATTTCGGAGAAACCGGCCGAAAGGCTCTGGAACTTTACTATAAACGCGCTGAGGAAAAAGGCCTTATAAAGCCATTCAAACCTGAAATCGTCTGA